The DNA region GCATAAATATGTCCTTTatccttaccaatttttctagtgTTGAGGGCTTGATCTTATATCTTGAAGCAATTTGAGCTAATTCATTTGCTTCTTGATTTAACTCCCTTGGAACATGCCTTACAATGACACTATCAAATTTACTCAACAACTCTGTAGTCACATTGAAATACTTTCTTAAATTTTCACTAACACACCTATATTCAAGTGATACTTGACGGACTACATGCTGTGAATCTCCAAAAATTTTCACATTTTTAACTTCTCTTTCTAATAATAATTCCAGTCCCATTATTAATGCTTCATACTCTGTCTCATTGTTGGAACatgaataattcaattcaaagagGAATTTACTTGGCTCACCACTtggagaaataattaaaattcctATACCAACACCACCCTTATGGCATGAACCGTCAAAATATAATTTCCAAGGCACCAAACTAACGAAACTCAGTAAATTCTCATCAATGTCAATACAAGGGTGATCAACCAGGAAATCGGCTAGAACCTGACCCTTAACCGCTCTTGCAGGAATAAAATGTAAAGAAAATTCTGTTAAGGCCAGCATCCATTTTCCTAGTCTACCATGCAATATTGGAGAAGACAACATATATTtaagaacatcaaacttagaaattaCATAAACATTCCTAGGAATTAGATAGTACTTAAGTTTTAAATAGGAAAAATATAAAGCTAAACAAAGTTTCTCAATTGGAGAATAACGGCTCTcaacatcatttagcacacgactTAGATAATAAATCACTCTCTCGTTGCCATTCTCATCTTCTTGAGCCAGCATTCCACCAATTGTTACTTCAGAAGCTAACACGTAAAGTTTTAGAGGTGCTCCGTGCCTTGGAGGTGTCATAATAGGAGGATTAGTCAAATACTGCTTGATGTTGTCAAAAGCTTCTTAATGCTCTGTTTTCCATTGGAACTCTTCCTCTTTTTTCAACTTGATCAGAGGCGCAAAAATCTTGGTTTTTCCTGACAGCTTGGAAATGAACCTTCTAAGGTAATTGACCTTCCCTAAAAATGCTTGCAGTTGCTTTTTGTTAGCTGGAGGAGGAGCCTCTAAGATAGCCTTTGCCttatttttgtcaatttcaaTCCCTTTTTTCTGCACCAAGAAACCAAGAAAATTTCCTGCACTCACACCAAAGGCACATTTTAATggattcatttttaaattttctagaTGCTCTTTTTTAACATTTGATTTGACAACCACATCATCAACATAAATTTccataaaattttcaataaagtcatgaaaaattttattcatcgCCCTTTGATAAGTTGCACCAACATTTTTTAACCCAAATGGCATCACAACCCATTCAAAAGTTTCTAAAGCACCTGGACACCTAAATGCTGTTTTTGACACATCTTCCTCAACTATGtatatttgattataacctgaatatccatccataaAATTTAACATTTCATGACCAGTAGTAGAATCTATCAACATATCAACTATAGGCATTGGATATTCATCTTTTGGTGTTGCAGAATTTAAATCTCTAAAATCAATGCAAACCCttaatttttcattgtttttcatgacAGGGACAATATTAGAAATCCAGTTGACATACATTGCTGTTCTTATAAACTTAGCCTTAAGAAgtctttcaatttcttctttaatATTCTATACGACTTCAGGAGCAAATCTCCTTGGTGGCTGCTTGACATGTTTAACATTAGCTTTCAATGGCAATTGATGTTCTACCAATTCACAACTCAAGCCTGGCATCTCTGCATAATCCCATGCAAAACAATCGCAATATTCCTTCAAAATCTCCACCAATTCTTTTTTGAAATCATCAGGCAGCATCTTGCTCACATATGTTGGTCTAGGATAATCACCATTACCAATATCTACTTCCTCCAAAGGATCCTGCACTTCAACCTTTTTTACAGTGtcagtattattatttttttcaaaacctaaaggaCCATCATCATATATACAATCATAAGGTACACTGTCAGTGCACCCTTCTCTGTCTGCCATATAGGCTGACAGCCGAGCCAGTTGGCTCATCAAGCTCATATAAGTTTCTTCTGAGGCCGCATTCGGCCCggccttagggaccaaaataaaaCCATTCATATCTATTTTGCACATCTCAATATTTTCAGGATTAAATGCATTGGTGTCAACTGTCAGCGGCTTGACTCCAGGATTATACATCCTGAACTCCACATGCATCTCATCGTAGTAACAGGTACTATTGTCTGCAAGAACTTCTTCTACTCCTCCATCTTCATtccagaaaatcaatttttgatgaAAAGTGGATGGAATAGCACCCATTCCATGAATCCAATCACGTCCCAAAAGCAAGTTAAAACCAGCCTTTGAAGGAACCACAACAAATAGAGTTGGCCTATTGACAAAACCAACCTCAATTGACAGCAGAACCACACCTCTAAGAGAAGAAGTCTTTCCATTAAAATCTGTCACCCTAATGCTACTTTTAATCAGATCTTTTTCAGTCTTTCCAAgccttcccatcattctttcaggcaTGAGATTAACAGCAGCTCCCCCGTCAACCAAAATCTTATTGACTATCCTTCCGTCAACACGAGCCTTGATATGCAGTGGACGTAAGTGTTCCTTATCATTTTCAGTAGGCTTCTCAAATAATCCTCCACCACACATATTGTCGTCTAGCAATAAGCATTCGCTTCCAGGAAAGACATCATAACAATCATCTTCTAATGACTCTACTTCCTGGACTTGACTATACTCCTCAGCCAGTATTGACACCACAGCTATAGGTTGCTTAACACCAAATATTGCTTCTAAGCTGTCATCAAAACCAGTGTCAAAATTATCAGTAATTAAATCTTCATCCTTTTCTCCCTTGTTTTCAACCATTACCCTCTTCCCAGCAAGATTCTTCTTGACATTTTTATTGCATTTAGGGTGATTAGAAGAATTGCCTGTTTCTGCAGACTTGGCC from Arachis hypogaea cultivar Tifrunner chromosome 10, arahy.Tifrunner.gnm2.J5K5, whole genome shotgun sequence includes:
- the LOC140175666 gene encoding uncharacterized protein; its protein translation is MTPPRHGAPLKLYVLASEVTIGGMLAQEDENGNERVIYYLSRVLNDVESRYSPIEKLCLALYFSYLKLKYYLIPRNVYVISKFDVLKYMLSSPILHGRLGKWMLALTEFSLHFIPARAVKGQVLADFLVDHPCIDIDENLLSFVSLVPWKLYFDGSCHKGGVGIGILIISPSGEPSKFLFELNYSCSNNETEYEALIMGLELLLEREVKNVKIFGDSQHVVRQVSLEYRCVSENLRKYFNVTTELLSKFDSVIVRHVPRELNQEANELAQIASRYKIKPSTLEKLVRIKDIFMPLREREVLSLEKLDPEDWRVPIVEYLKNPSLSVDRKLKYRAQSYVLISNVLFKKSVDGNL